A single region of the Ruficoccus amylovorans genome encodes:
- a CDS encoding transcriptional regulator — MARSTNPIDNLERSMHEPKRLAILSTVASEPEGVSFAELKESCELTDGNLNRHLKVLEEESIVRLKKITGEGRARTMVIMTAAGRKKFIAYLDSLEAALVQAAQSAGRPVNLGHVSGANPRPA, encoded by the coding sequence ATGGCTAGATCCACCAATCCGATCGACAATCTCGAGCGCAGCATGCACGAGCCCAAGCGGCTCGCGATCCTCTCTACCGTGGCCTCAGAGCCCGAGGGCGTGAGCTTCGCCGAACTCAAGGAGAGCTGCGAACTGACGGACGGTAACCTCAACCGTCACCTCAAGGTGTTGGAAGAGGAGAGTATCGTGCGCTTGAAAAAAATCACCGGCGAGGGGCGGGCGCGTACCATGGTCATCATGACTGCTGCCGGGCGAAAAAAATTCATCGCCTATCTGGACTCGCTGGAAGCCGCGCTGGTGCAGGCGGCCCAGTCGGCGGGAAGGCCGGTTAACCTGGGACATGTTTCCGGGGCGAATCCCCGGCCTGCGTAA
- a CDS encoding peroxiredoxin, producing MIKPGDKLDTDLELQAVINGETRACKLSDLLKRRTIISIYMKNNTGGCDLQTHALAQTVEDFDQLGWDIIAVSKDTCGSHQKYAQKQGIGFALVSDPEYKIATAADALVEKSMYGRKFTGPARCALLVEADGTVLGVIEKINTKAHAEELKALIARIG from the coding sequence ATGATTAAACCCGGCGATAAACTCGACACCGACCTCGAACTCCAGGCCGTTATCAATGGCGAGACCCGTGCCTGCAAGCTCTCGGACCTGCTCAAACGGCGGACGATCATCTCTATCTACATGAAAAACAACACCGGCGGCTGCGACCTGCAAACGCACGCGCTGGCACAGACGGTGGAGGACTTCGACCAGCTAGGCTGGGACATCATCGCGGTGAGCAAGGATACCTGCGGTTCGCATCAGAAATACGCGCAGAAGCAGGGAATCGGTTTCGCCCTTGTATCCGATCCTGAATACAAAATCGCCACAGCGGCGGATGCGCTGGTCGAGAAGTCGATGTACGGGCGCAAGTTCACTGGCCCGGCCCGCTGCGCGCTGCTCGTGGAAGCGGACGGCACCGTGCTGGGCGTGATCGAAAAGATCAACACCAAGGCTCACGCCGAGGAGTTGAAGGCGCTCATCGCGCGGATCGGGTAG